The following coding sequences are from one Fibrobacter sp. window:
- a CDS encoding BamA/TamA family outer membrane protein gives MKWKVISTPHFEIYHHQEKGDLAQISQKFIENAYKKLQNQFIFDRKERLPLILYGTPDLFSQTNIITEILPEDVGGFTELFKTRIAIPFNGSYNELRHVLHHELAHAFVLGIIYDQKGSNFLFNRVQVPFWFMEGSAEFLSSGWDIEADMFMMDQTINSFVPLPGPALDGYLAYKGGQSFLFFLSSSRGQEAFGKFLHEFRRTRSVENSTRKIYGKPVEELGKEWVQELKRIYWPEIGRRISPSRNAIAITSHLETRDHYNLHPRISPDGSKIAFFSDRKDFTNILITDRKGKILQRISQNGYGGYFESFHPFRSGMCWSPDGSKLAFVTKSGGRDEIRIVGVNEKKLLKKISASATSLSDPDWSRCGKKIAFSGITNDGKSDLFVYVFENDSITRLTNNIQQESDPRFSPDGKKLLFSLQDTCGSAHTTTTAFKKAPCELAEIDLLTGEQKILTSTPWNEIQPCYSPEGDQIAFISDRNGINNIYIAHVDSLSEAKPLTDYIGGCSNPDWSREGDVIVFSLFQQQGWDIWSIDKPLSKLRKDTLSCTRFVEATYSSTPLFTPVELKPDSSKKEITEISSSEEKTINSDSSALISDTLNMIDSFAVSVNTMDSTAGDSSNTEEQANLLPNLSVDSISQDSSAASLNSLDSTTDSLNTMEPVNQLSTPSADSSGRDSSTVAISSPKLPSRPYRLKFTPDLVTLGVGVSTYYSPAGQWLLAFSDMLGDHRITVAGDIQGNFNDYIHLFASYYYLRNRLDIGLGAFLSKDYSNASIFGDHLYHDTEAGGFLVLQYPFSFSSRVDLEIFARHIKRRPVGFSGPTIKTAAFLPTLSYVFDNILWGLTGPLNGTRAAASIVVSPPLNFVDDPFVSIDADIRNYLHLAKRFVWANRLFLGASFGITEKQSAKRYMLGGNENWLLYRVNLDQYEKNLPGALYSSFVTPFRGWNYIDLSGTKVAVLNSEFRFPFIREISLVWPLPIQIRYINGAVFTDIGNAWDTGDQVNGLPFPDKIYGGFGFGLRANLGIFVLRFDRGWPTDWKSDVGTPIDYFSMGAEF, from the coding sequence TTGAAATGGAAAGTTATATCAACCCCCCATTTTGAAATTTACCACCATCAGGAAAAAGGGGATCTCGCCCAGATCTCCCAAAAATTTATTGAAAATGCTTACAAAAAGCTCCAGAACCAGTTTATCTTCGACCGCAAAGAGCGCTTGCCTTTGATTCTTTATGGAACTCCGGACCTCTTTTCTCAAACAAATATAATAACAGAAATTCTGCCTGAGGATGTAGGGGGATTTACGGAGCTCTTTAAAACAAGAATCGCAATTCCATTCAACGGCTCATATAACGAACTAAGACATGTTCTTCATCATGAACTTGCCCATGCCTTCGTGCTTGGAATTATTTATGACCAAAAAGGCAGCAATTTTCTGTTCAACAGAGTACAAGTCCCATTCTGGTTCATGGAGGGGAGTGCTGAATTTCTCTCCAGCGGATGGGACATCGAAGCAGATATGTTCATGATGGATCAGACAATCAACTCCTTTGTACCCCTGCCTGGCCCGGCACTCGATGGCTATCTGGCTTACAAGGGAGGACAATCATTTCTATTCTTCCTCTCCTCAAGCCGGGGGCAGGAAGCTTTCGGAAAATTTCTGCACGAATTCCGCAGGACCAGATCCGTTGAAAACTCAACTAGAAAGATTTACGGCAAACCGGTGGAGGAATTGGGTAAAGAGTGGGTACAGGAATTAAAGCGCATTTACTGGCCAGAAATCGGCAGAAGAATTTCTCCTTCCAGAAACGCCATTGCAATCACTTCACATCTGGAAACAAGAGACCATTACAATTTACACCCAAGAATATCTCCGGATGGCAGTAAAATTGCCTTTTTCAGCGACAGAAAAGATTTCACCAACATCCTGATCACAGATCGCAAAGGAAAAATCCTTCAGCGAATAAGCCAGAACGGATATGGCGGTTATTTCGAATCGTTTCACCCCTTCAGAAGCGGAATGTGCTGGTCACCGGACGGTTCAAAACTGGCATTTGTAACCAAAAGCGGGGGCAGGGATGAAATACGAATCGTGGGAGTAAATGAAAAAAAACTGCTAAAGAAAATCAGTGCTTCAGCAACAAGCCTCTCAGATCCGGACTGGTCCCGCTGCGGGAAGAAAATCGCATTTTCAGGGATCACTAATGATGGGAAAAGTGATCTTTTTGTATATGTTTTCGAAAACGATTCCATCACCCGCCTGACCAACAATATTCAACAAGAATCTGATCCACGCTTTTCTCCAGACGGAAAAAAGCTTCTCTTTTCCCTCCAGGACACATGCGGCTCAGCACATACCACAACTACCGCATTTAAGAAAGCTCCCTGCGAGCTGGCAGAAATCGACCTCCTCACAGGAGAACAGAAGATCCTGACCTCCACCCCCTGGAATGAAATACAACCCTGCTACTCTCCTGAAGGGGACCAAATAGCATTCATAAGTGATCGAAACGGGATAAACAACATCTACATCGCTCATGTGGACTCTCTTTCCGAAGCAAAACCGCTGACCGATTACATAGGCGGCTGCTCAAATCCGGACTGGTCCAGAGAGGGTGATGTAATTGTGTTCTCCCTTTTTCAGCAGCAGGGATGGGATATCTGGTCTATTGATAAACCATTGAGCAAACTGCGCAAAGACACCCTCTCCTGCACAAGGTTCGTAGAGGCGACATACAGTTCTACCCCCCTGTTTACACCTGTGGAGCTGAAACCCGACAGTTCAAAAAAGGAAATTACAGAGATATCATCCAGTGAGGAAAAAACCATTAATTCCGATTCATCTGCTCTCATTTCCGACACACTGAACATGATTGACAGTTTCGCAGTATCTGTAAACACGATGGATTCTACGGCTGGAGACAGTTCAAATACAGAGGAACAGGCAAATCTGCTGCCCAATCTCTCTGTTGATTCCATTAGTCAGGACAGTTCAGCAGCATCTTTGAACTCATTGGATTCTACTACAGACAGTTTAAATACAATGGAGCCTGTAAATCAACTTTCCACCCCCTCTGCTGACAGCTCCGGCCGGGACAGTTCCACTGTAGCGATCTCCTCCCCGAAACTCCCTTCCAGGCCATACCGTCTGAAGTTTACACCTGATCTGGTTACCCTGGGTGTGGGAGTCAGTACCTATTACAGCCCCGCCGGTCAATGGCTCCTGGCTTTCAGTGACATGTTGGGAGACCACAGAATCACCGTGGCAGGTGATATCCAGGGGAATTTCAATGATTACATCCACCTCTTTGCCTCTTACTATTACCTCCGGAATCGGCTTGACATCGGTTTAGGTGCATTTCTGAGTAAGGATTACAGCAACGCCAGTATTTTCGGAGATCATCTTTACCACGATACAGAAGCGGGAGGATTTCTGGTTTTGCAATACCCGTTTTCATTCTCCTCAAGAGTGGATCTTGAGATTTTCGCACGTCATATTAAACGCAGACCGGTAGGTTTCTCCGGCCCCACTATAAAGACGGCAGCTTTTCTTCCTACACTGTCCTATGTTTTTGATAATATCCTCTGGGGTCTCACCGGACCTCTAAATGGTACCAGAGCTGCGGCAAGTATAGTTGTTTCACCACCATTGAATTTTGTGGATGATCCCTTTGTTTCCATAGATGCCGACATAAGAAATTACCTGCATCTGGCAAAAAGATTTGTATGGGCTAACCGACTATTTCTGGGAGCGAGCTTCGGCATAACTGAGAAACAATCGGCCAAGCGATACATGTTGGGAGGAAACGAAAACTGGCTCCTATACCGTGTCAATCTCGATCAGTATGAGAAAAACCTCCCTGGAGCACTTTATTCCAGTTTCGTCACGCCATTCCGAGGATGGAACTACATAGATCTTTCCGGCACCAAAGTGGCTGTTCTCAATTCCGAATTCAGATTTCCCTTTATTCGTGAAATCTCTCTTGTCTGGCCTCTTCCAATACAGATCCGCTACATTAATGGTGCAGTTTTCACCGATATAGGAAATGCCTGGGATACAGGAGATCAGGTCAACGGGCTCCCCTTTCCAGATAAGATTTACGGAGGATTCGGGTTCGGGTTGCGTGCAAATCTGGGTATTTTCGTTCTGCGTTTCGACCGTGGATGGCCTACAGACTGGAAGAGTGATGTCGGTACACCGATAGACTACTTTTCAATGGGGGCTGAGTTTTAG